From a region of the Tursiops truncatus isolate mTurTru1 chromosome 2, mTurTru1.mat.Y, whole genome shotgun sequence genome:
- the GATM gene encoding glycine amidinotransferase, mitochondrial isoform X3: MLRVRCLRGGSRGAEAVHYIGSRLGRTVTGWVQRTFQSTQAATASSRNSCAADDKATDPLPKDCPVSSYNEWDPLEEVIVGRAENACVPPFTVEVKANTYEKYWTFYQKYGGHHFPKDHLKKAVAEIEEMCNILKMEGVTVRRPDTIDWSLKYKTPDFESTGLYGAMPRDILIVVGNEIIEAPMAWRARFFEYRAYRAIIKDYFRRGAKWTTAPKPTMADELYDQDYPIHSVEDRHKLAAQGKFVTTEFEPCFDAADFIRAGRDIFAQRSQVTNYMGIEWMRKHLAPDYRVHIISFKDPNPMHIDATFNIIGPGLVLSNPDRPCHQIDLFKKAGWTIVTPPIPVIPDDHPLWMSSKWLSMNVLMLDEKRVMVDANEVPIQKMFEKLGISTIKVNIRNANSLGGGFHCWTCDVRRRGTLQSYFD, encoded by the exons ATGCTGCGGGTGCGGTGTCTGCGCGGCGGGAGCCGCGGCGCCGAAGCGGTGCACTACATCGGGTCTCGG CTTGGAAGAACTGTAACGGGATGGGTGCAGCGAACTTTCCAGAGCACCCAGGCAGCTACGGCTTCCTCCCGGAACTCCTGTGCAGCTGACGACAAGGCCACTGATCCTCTGCCCAAGGACTGCCCTGTCTCCTCTTACAACGAATGGGACCCCTTAGAGGAAGTGATAGTGGGCAGAGCAGAAAATGCCTGTGTTCCACCATTCACTGTGGAGGTGAAG GCCAACACATATGAAAAGTACTGGACTTTTTACCAAAAGTATGGGGGCCATCATTTTCCCAAAGATCATTTGAAAAAGGCTGTTGCCGAAATTGAAGAAatgtgcaatattttaaaaatggaaggagTGACAGTGAGGAGGCCTGACACCATTGACTGGTCCTTGAAGTATAAAACTCCTGATTTTGAGTCTACGG GTTTATATGGTGCGATGCCTCGAGACATCCTGATAGTTGTGGGAAATGAGATTATCGAGGCTCCCATGGCCTGGCGCGCTCGCTTCTTTGAGTACCGCGCGTACAGAGCAATTATCAAAGACTACTTCCGCCGCGGGGCCAAGTGGACAACAGCTCCTAAGCCCACAATGGCTGATGAGCTTTATGACCAG GATTACCCCATCCATTCTGTAGAAGACAGACACAAATTGGCTGCTCAGGGAAAATTCGTGACGACTGAGTTCGAGCCGTGCTTTGATGCTGCTGACTTCATTCGAGCTGGAAGAGACATCTTTGCACAGAGAAGCCAG GTGACAAACTACATGGGCATTGAATGGATGCGTAAGCATCTCGCTCCAGACTACAGAGTGCATATCATCTCCTTTAAAGACCCCAATCCGATGCACATTGATGCCACCTTCAATATCATTGGGCCCGGTCTCGTGCTTTCCAATCCTGACCGACCATGTCACCAG ATTGATCTTTTCAAGAAAGCAGGATGGACCATAGTTACTCCTCCAATACCAGTCATCCCAGATG ATCACCCACTCTGGATGTCGTCCAAATGGCTTTCCATGAATGTCTTAATGCTAGATGAAAAGCGTGTTATGGTGGATGCCAACGAAGTCCCGATTCAAAAGATGTTTGAAAAGCTGG GTATCAGTACCATTAAGGTTAACATTCGTAATGCCAATTCCCTGGGAGGAGGCTTCCACTGCTGGACCTGCGATGTCCGGCGCCGAGGCACCCTACAGTCCTACTTTGATTGA
- the GATM gene encoding glycine amidinotransferase, mitochondrial isoform X2, translated as MLRVRCLRGGSRGAEAVHYIGSRLGRTVTGWVQRTFQSTQAATASSRNSCAADDKATDPLPKDCPVSSYNEWDPLEEVIVGRAENACVPPFTVEANTYEKYWTFYQKYGGHHFPKDHLKKAVAEIEEMCNILKMEGVTVRRPDTIDWSLKYKTPDFESTGLYGAMPRDILIVVGNEIIEAPMAWRARFFEYRAYRAIIKDYFRRGAKWTTAPKPTMADELYDQDYPIHSVEDRHKLAAQGKFVTTEFEPCFDAADFIRAGRDIFAQRSQVTNYMGIEWMRKHLAPDYRVHIISFKDPNPMHIDATFNIIGPGLVLSNPDRPCHQIDLFKKAGWTIVTPPIPVIPDDHPLWMSSKWLSMNVLMLDEKRVMVDANEVPIQKMFEKLEVPSCYFVDGQYTSFQQSQPQKVSVPLRLTFVMPIPWEEASTAGPAMSGAEAPYSPTLIDQACWGLGLGLK; from the exons ATGCTGCGGGTGCGGTGTCTGCGCGGCGGGAGCCGCGGCGCCGAAGCGGTGCACTACATCGGGTCTCGG CTTGGAAGAACTGTAACGGGATGGGTGCAGCGAACTTTCCAGAGCACCCAGGCAGCTACGGCTTCCTCCCGGAACTCCTGTGCAGCTGACGACAAGGCCACTGATCCTCTGCCCAAGGACTGCCCTGTCTCCTCTTACAACGAATGGGACCCCTTAGAGGAAGTGATAGTGGGCAGAGCAGAAAATGCCTGTGTTCCACCATTCACTGTGGAG GCCAACACATATGAAAAGTACTGGACTTTTTACCAAAAGTATGGGGGCCATCATTTTCCCAAAGATCATTTGAAAAAGGCTGTTGCCGAAATTGAAGAAatgtgcaatattttaaaaatggaaggagTGACAGTGAGGAGGCCTGACACCATTGACTGGTCCTTGAAGTATAAAACTCCTGATTTTGAGTCTACGG GTTTATATGGTGCGATGCCTCGAGACATCCTGATAGTTGTGGGAAATGAGATTATCGAGGCTCCCATGGCCTGGCGCGCTCGCTTCTTTGAGTACCGCGCGTACAGAGCAATTATCAAAGACTACTTCCGCCGCGGGGCCAAGTGGACAACAGCTCCTAAGCCCACAATGGCTGATGAGCTTTATGACCAG GATTACCCCATCCATTCTGTAGAAGACAGACACAAATTGGCTGCTCAGGGAAAATTCGTGACGACTGAGTTCGAGCCGTGCTTTGATGCTGCTGACTTCATTCGAGCTGGAAGAGACATCTTTGCACAGAGAAGCCAG GTGACAAACTACATGGGCATTGAATGGATGCGTAAGCATCTCGCTCCAGACTACAGAGTGCATATCATCTCCTTTAAAGACCCCAATCCGATGCACATTGATGCCACCTTCAATATCATTGGGCCCGGTCTCGTGCTTTCCAATCCTGACCGACCATGTCACCAG ATTGATCTTTTCAAGAAAGCAGGATGGACCATAGTTACTCCTCCAATACCAGTCATCCCAGATG ATCACCCACTCTGGATGTCGTCCAAATGGCTTTCCATGAATGTCTTAATGCTAGATGAAAAGCGTGTTATGGTGGATGCCAACGAAGTCCCGATTCAAAAGATGTTTGAAAAGCTGG AAGTACCAAGTTGTTATTTCGTAGATGGACAATATACTTCTTTTCAACAGTCACAACCTCAAAAG GTATCAGTACCATTAAGGTTAACATTCGTAATGCCAATTCCCTGGGAGGAGGCTTCCACTGCTGGACCTGCGATGTCCGGCGCCGAGGCACCCTACAGTCCTACTTTGATTGACCAGGCCTGCTGGGGCTTGGGGCTTGGCCTCAAATAA
- the GATM gene encoding glycine amidinotransferase, mitochondrial isoform X1: MLRVRCLRGGSRGAEAVHYIGSRLGRTVTGWVQRTFQSTQAATASSRNSCAADDKATDPLPKDCPVSSYNEWDPLEEVIVGRAENACVPPFTVEVKANTYEKYWTFYQKYGGHHFPKDHLKKAVAEIEEMCNILKMEGVTVRRPDTIDWSLKYKTPDFESTGLYGAMPRDILIVVGNEIIEAPMAWRARFFEYRAYRAIIKDYFRRGAKWTTAPKPTMADELYDQDYPIHSVEDRHKLAAQGKFVTTEFEPCFDAADFIRAGRDIFAQRSQVTNYMGIEWMRKHLAPDYRVHIISFKDPNPMHIDATFNIIGPGLVLSNPDRPCHQIDLFKKAGWTIVTPPIPVIPDDHPLWMSSKWLSMNVLMLDEKRVMVDANEVPIQKMFEKLEVPSCYFVDGQYTSFQQSQPQKVSVPLRLTFVMPIPWEEASTAGPAMSGAEAPYSPTLIDQACWGLGLGLK, encoded by the exons ATGCTGCGGGTGCGGTGTCTGCGCGGCGGGAGCCGCGGCGCCGAAGCGGTGCACTACATCGGGTCTCGG CTTGGAAGAACTGTAACGGGATGGGTGCAGCGAACTTTCCAGAGCACCCAGGCAGCTACGGCTTCCTCCCGGAACTCCTGTGCAGCTGACGACAAGGCCACTGATCCTCTGCCCAAGGACTGCCCTGTCTCCTCTTACAACGAATGGGACCCCTTAGAGGAAGTGATAGTGGGCAGAGCAGAAAATGCCTGTGTTCCACCATTCACTGTGGAGGTGAAG GCCAACACATATGAAAAGTACTGGACTTTTTACCAAAAGTATGGGGGCCATCATTTTCCCAAAGATCATTTGAAAAAGGCTGTTGCCGAAATTGAAGAAatgtgcaatattttaaaaatggaaggagTGACAGTGAGGAGGCCTGACACCATTGACTGGTCCTTGAAGTATAAAACTCCTGATTTTGAGTCTACGG GTTTATATGGTGCGATGCCTCGAGACATCCTGATAGTTGTGGGAAATGAGATTATCGAGGCTCCCATGGCCTGGCGCGCTCGCTTCTTTGAGTACCGCGCGTACAGAGCAATTATCAAAGACTACTTCCGCCGCGGGGCCAAGTGGACAACAGCTCCTAAGCCCACAATGGCTGATGAGCTTTATGACCAG GATTACCCCATCCATTCTGTAGAAGACAGACACAAATTGGCTGCTCAGGGAAAATTCGTGACGACTGAGTTCGAGCCGTGCTTTGATGCTGCTGACTTCATTCGAGCTGGAAGAGACATCTTTGCACAGAGAAGCCAG GTGACAAACTACATGGGCATTGAATGGATGCGTAAGCATCTCGCTCCAGACTACAGAGTGCATATCATCTCCTTTAAAGACCCCAATCCGATGCACATTGATGCCACCTTCAATATCATTGGGCCCGGTCTCGTGCTTTCCAATCCTGACCGACCATGTCACCAG ATTGATCTTTTCAAGAAAGCAGGATGGACCATAGTTACTCCTCCAATACCAGTCATCCCAGATG ATCACCCACTCTGGATGTCGTCCAAATGGCTTTCCATGAATGTCTTAATGCTAGATGAAAAGCGTGTTATGGTGGATGCCAACGAAGTCCCGATTCAAAAGATGTTTGAAAAGCTGG AAGTACCAAGTTGTTATTTCGTAGATGGACAATATACTTCTTTTCAACAGTCACAACCTCAAAAG GTATCAGTACCATTAAGGTTAACATTCGTAATGCCAATTCCCTGGGAGGAGGCTTCCACTGCTGGACCTGCGATGTCCGGCGCCGAGGCACCCTACAGTCCTACTTTGATTGACCAGGCCTGCTGGGGCTTGGGGCTTGGCCTCAAATAA
- the GATM gene encoding glycine amidinotransferase, mitochondrial isoform X5, with protein sequence MNTAPDVVSVSIPANTYEKYWTFYQKYGGHHFPKDHLKKAVAEIEEMCNILKMEGVTVRRPDTIDWSLKYKTPDFESTGLYGAMPRDILIVVGNEIIEAPMAWRARFFEYRAYRAIIKDYFRRGAKWTTAPKPTMADELYDQDYPIHSVEDRHKLAAQGKFVTTEFEPCFDAADFIRAGRDIFAQRSQVTNYMGIEWMRKHLAPDYRVHIISFKDPNPMHIDATFNIIGPGLVLSNPDRPCHQIDLFKKAGWTIVTPPIPVIPDDHPLWMSSKWLSMNVLMLDEKRVMVDANEVPIQKMFEKLEVPSCYFVDGQYTSFQQSQPQKVSVPLRLTFVMPIPWEEASTAGPAMSGAEAPYSPTLIDQACWGLGLGLK encoded by the exons ATGAACACTGCACCAGATGTGGTCTCAGTCTCAATTCCA GCCAACACATATGAAAAGTACTGGACTTTTTACCAAAAGTATGGGGGCCATCATTTTCCCAAAGATCATTTGAAAAAGGCTGTTGCCGAAATTGAAGAAatgtgcaatattttaaaaatggaaggagTGACAGTGAGGAGGCCTGACACCATTGACTGGTCCTTGAAGTATAAAACTCCTGATTTTGAGTCTACGG GTTTATATGGTGCGATGCCTCGAGACATCCTGATAGTTGTGGGAAATGAGATTATCGAGGCTCCCATGGCCTGGCGCGCTCGCTTCTTTGAGTACCGCGCGTACAGAGCAATTATCAAAGACTACTTCCGCCGCGGGGCCAAGTGGACAACAGCTCCTAAGCCCACAATGGCTGATGAGCTTTATGACCAG GATTACCCCATCCATTCTGTAGAAGACAGACACAAATTGGCTGCTCAGGGAAAATTCGTGACGACTGAGTTCGAGCCGTGCTTTGATGCTGCTGACTTCATTCGAGCTGGAAGAGACATCTTTGCACAGAGAAGCCAG GTGACAAACTACATGGGCATTGAATGGATGCGTAAGCATCTCGCTCCAGACTACAGAGTGCATATCATCTCCTTTAAAGACCCCAATCCGATGCACATTGATGCCACCTTCAATATCATTGGGCCCGGTCTCGTGCTTTCCAATCCTGACCGACCATGTCACCAG ATTGATCTTTTCAAGAAAGCAGGATGGACCATAGTTACTCCTCCAATACCAGTCATCCCAGATG ATCACCCACTCTGGATGTCGTCCAAATGGCTTTCCATGAATGTCTTAATGCTAGATGAAAAGCGTGTTATGGTGGATGCCAACGAAGTCCCGATTCAAAAGATGTTTGAAAAGCTGG AAGTACCAAGTTGTTATTTCGTAGATGGACAATATACTTCTTTTCAACAGTCACAACCTCAAAAG GTATCAGTACCATTAAGGTTAACATTCGTAATGCCAATTCCCTGGGAGGAGGCTTCCACTGCTGGACCTGCGATGTCCGGCGCCGAGGCACCCTACAGTCCTACTTTGATTGACCAGGCCTGCTGGGGCTTGGGGCTTGGCCTCAAATAA
- the GATM gene encoding glycine amidinotransferase, mitochondrial isoform X4: MLRVRCLRGGSRGAEAVHYIGSRANTYEKYWTFYQKYGGHHFPKDHLKKAVAEIEEMCNILKMEGVTVRRPDTIDWSLKYKTPDFESTGLYGAMPRDILIVVGNEIIEAPMAWRARFFEYRAYRAIIKDYFRRGAKWTTAPKPTMADELYDQDYPIHSVEDRHKLAAQGKFVTTEFEPCFDAADFIRAGRDIFAQRSQVTNYMGIEWMRKHLAPDYRVHIISFKDPNPMHIDATFNIIGPGLVLSNPDRPCHQIDLFKKAGWTIVTPPIPVIPDDHPLWMSSKWLSMNVLMLDEKRVMVDANEVPIQKMFEKLEVPSCYFVDGQYTSFQQSQPQKVSVPLRLTFVMPIPWEEASTAGPAMSGAEAPYSPTLIDQACWGLGLGLK, encoded by the exons ATGCTGCGGGTGCGGTGTCTGCGCGGCGGGAGCCGCGGCGCCGAAGCGGTGCACTACATCGGGTCTCGG GCCAACACATATGAAAAGTACTGGACTTTTTACCAAAAGTATGGGGGCCATCATTTTCCCAAAGATCATTTGAAAAAGGCTGTTGCCGAAATTGAAGAAatgtgcaatattttaaaaatggaaggagTGACAGTGAGGAGGCCTGACACCATTGACTGGTCCTTGAAGTATAAAACTCCTGATTTTGAGTCTACGG GTTTATATGGTGCGATGCCTCGAGACATCCTGATAGTTGTGGGAAATGAGATTATCGAGGCTCCCATGGCCTGGCGCGCTCGCTTCTTTGAGTACCGCGCGTACAGAGCAATTATCAAAGACTACTTCCGCCGCGGGGCCAAGTGGACAACAGCTCCTAAGCCCACAATGGCTGATGAGCTTTATGACCAG GATTACCCCATCCATTCTGTAGAAGACAGACACAAATTGGCTGCTCAGGGAAAATTCGTGACGACTGAGTTCGAGCCGTGCTTTGATGCTGCTGACTTCATTCGAGCTGGAAGAGACATCTTTGCACAGAGAAGCCAG GTGACAAACTACATGGGCATTGAATGGATGCGTAAGCATCTCGCTCCAGACTACAGAGTGCATATCATCTCCTTTAAAGACCCCAATCCGATGCACATTGATGCCACCTTCAATATCATTGGGCCCGGTCTCGTGCTTTCCAATCCTGACCGACCATGTCACCAG ATTGATCTTTTCAAGAAAGCAGGATGGACCATAGTTACTCCTCCAATACCAGTCATCCCAGATG ATCACCCACTCTGGATGTCGTCCAAATGGCTTTCCATGAATGTCTTAATGCTAGATGAAAAGCGTGTTATGGTGGATGCCAACGAAGTCCCGATTCAAAAGATGTTTGAAAAGCTGG AAGTACCAAGTTGTTATTTCGTAGATGGACAATATACTTCTTTTCAACAGTCACAACCTCAAAAG GTATCAGTACCATTAAGGTTAACATTCGTAATGCCAATTCCCTGGGAGGAGGCTTCCACTGCTGGACCTGCGATGTCCGGCGCCGAGGCACCCTACAGTCCTACTTTGATTGACCAGGCCTGCTGGGGCTTGGGGCTTGGCCTCAAATAA